The genomic region TAAAACGACGTGTATGAATATGATCGGCTGCCTTGACCGCCCGACGGCAGGCGCCATCTATGTTGACGGAGAAAACACTGCCGAAATGAGCGAAAAAGATTTGGCGTTTTTGCGGAATAGAACGATTGGGTTTGTCTTTCAGCAGTATTTTCTTCTGCCCACGCTTACCATTCTCGAAAACGTGATGCTGCCGCTTCGGTATCAGGGGCTGCCTGCCTCTGAACGGAAGAAACTTGCTGCCGAAGAGCTGGACAAAGTGGGTTTAAGCAACCGCCTCAAGCACCGTCCGAGCGAGCTGTCGGGCGGACAAAAACAGCGTGTCGCTATTGCCCGCGCCCTTGTAACCCGTCCTAAACTGATTCTTGCCGACGAGCCGACCGGAGCGCTCGATTCCGAAACAGGTCAGTCCGTACTCGATCTTTTTTTTGACATAAACCGGCAGGGTACGGCAGTTATTATTGTTACCCATGATCCGGACATCGGTGC from Treponema vincentii harbors:
- a CDS encoding ABC transporter ATP-binding protein — its product is MIVSLDSVVKTFFMGENEVHALRSVSFDIPEGSFVSLMGPSGSGKTTCMNMIGCLDRPTAGAIYVDGENTAEMSEKDLAFLRNRTIGFVFQQYFLLPTLTILENVMLPLRYQGLPASERKKLAAEELDKVGLSNRLKHRPSELSGGQKQRVAIARALVTRPKLILADEPTGALDSETGQSVLDLFFDINRQGTAVIIVTHDPDIGAMAPRSIHLKDGKIISDTADNFLENQ